The genomic DNA GCGCTGTGCGTGCTGCACACCCACTCCGAGGCCGGCACCGCGATCGCGGCGATGCCCAACGGCCTGGCACCGCTGAGTCAGTTCGCGATGCGCTACCAGGGCCACACGGCCTTCCACGACTACGAAGGCGTGGCGCTGGAGACCGGAGAGCGCGAGCGGCTGGTACGCGACCTGGGCCCGCACAACACGCTGGTGCTGCGCAACCACGGCATCCTGACCGTGGGCCGCACGATCCCGGAGGCCTTCATCCTCATGTACTACTTCGAGAAGGCGGCCAAGGTGCAGCTGCTGGCCCAGGGCGGACTCGCGCCCGGCGAAGCGCTGGTGCTTCCGCAGCCCGAGGCGAGCGCGCTGGCCGCGCGCCAGTTCACCGAATTTGCCGGCGACATCCTGCCGCCCGGCACGCGCGAATGGCCTGCGTTCCTGCGCATGCTGGAGCGCACCCAGCCGGACTACAAGCTCTGAGGCTTGCTTCATTTTTTCTTCAATCCCGCAGACACGTTTCCTCCCATGCAACTCGAGAATCTCACCTCATTCATCGGCACCGAAGTGAAGGGCATCGACCTGCGCGAGCCGATGGGCGACAGCGACTTTGCCGTGCTGCGCGATGCGCTCAACCAGCGCTCGCTGCTGCTGTTCCGCGGCCAGCGAATCAACGAATCGCAGCACGTCGCGTTCTCGCGCCGCTTCGGTCCGCTGCTGGGCCATGTGCTCACCCAGTTCCTGAAGAAGGAGCATCCCGAGGTGTACGTGCTGTCCAACGTGTCGGAGAACGGCAAGCCCATCGGCAACCACAAGGAGGGCTGGAACTGGCATTCCGACCTCTCGTACAAGGCCGAGCCCTCGATGGGTGCGCTGCTCTACGCGCTCGAAGTGCCGCCCGTGGAAGGCGACACCTTCTTCGCCTCGATGCATGCCGCCTACGACGCGCTCGACGACGGCATGAAGGCGCGCATCCGCCACCTCACGGCCACGCACAGCTACGCCAACTACTACGGCAAGGCCTTTGCAGACCGCAACCCGCTCACGCCCGAGCAGCTCGCCGCCACGCCCGACGTGGTGCATCCGCTGGTGCGCACCCATCCCGAGACGGGCCGCCTGTCGCTCTACGTGGGCGAGGACGTCGTCAAGCAGATCGACGGCTTGCCCCCGGAAGAAAGCGCCGCGCTGCTGGCCGAGCTCAATGCCCACGCCATCTCGCCCGAGTTCAGCTATCGCCACAAGTGGCTCGCCGGCGACCTGCTGATCTGGGACAACCGCTGCACCATGCACCGCGCCACGCCCTACGACGACACGGCCTACCGCCGCGTGATGCACCGCACCACCGTGGCTGGCGACCGTCCCTTCTGAAGCCGGCGATGGCAAGCGGTCCGGCGGCATCTCCCGACGACAACCACAAGAAAGATGACATGAGCAGCATGGAACCCGACGAATCCGATACCACCCAGCCCGCGGCGCTGCGCGGCCGCGACCGGCAGCGCGTGAAGGGCGGCGCCACGCTGTCCGACGAGCTCAAGGACACGCTCGAAGACCTGATCGTGAGCGGCGTGCTCAAGCCCGGAACGCGGCTCGACGAGGCCGAACTGTCGGAGCGCTTCAAGGTGTCGCGCACACCGGTGCGCGAGGCGCTCAAGGCGCTGGCCGCCACCGGCCTGGTGGACCTGCGCAGCCGGCAAGGCGGCGTGTGCGTCGCGCGCATCTCGCTGCCGATGCTGATCGAGATGTTCCAGATGATGGCCGTGATGGAAGGCCTGTGCGCCAAGTTCGCGGCGCGCCGCGCCACCGAGGCGCAGAAGGCGCGCATGGGCGGGCTGCACGACGAGCTCACGAGCATTCTTGCTTCGGGCGACCACTCGCGCTTCTACGACGTGAACCAGGATTTCCACGATGCGCTGTACGAGGCTTCCAACACCCACTACCTGGCCGAGCAGACGCGCGCACTGAGAAAGCGCGTGCGCGTCTACCGGCGCTACGTGACCTTCCAGCCCGGCCGCATGACGGCCACCATCGGCGAGCACGGCGCCATCCTCGACGCGATCCGCCGCAACGATCCGAAGGCCGCATTCAACGCCGCCATCGATCACGTGAGCCTGCTCGAGGACGACATCGTCGACCTGATCGCGGCGCTGTCCGAGCAGGACGCCGGCGCGAGCTGACCCACCTCTCCAACCTATTTCTCCGATCGCATCCCAGGACCCGAATCCATGAAACTCGAACTCGAAGGCAAGACCGTTCTCATCACCGGCGCCTCCAAGGGCATTGGCCTTGCAGCCGCGCACGCATTTGCCGCCGAAGGCTGCCACCTGCACCTGGCGGCGCGCGACGGCGTCGCGCTCGCGGCCGCGAAGGAAGAAATCGAGAAGATCTATCCGATCAACGTGAAGGTCCATCCCATGGACCTGGCGGCGGCCGGCGCCATGAACCAGCTCGCCGAGGCGGCAGGCCACGTTGACATTCTCGTGAACAATGCGGGCGACATTCCCTCGGGCCCGATCGAGTCGCTCGACTTCGCGGCCGTGCGGCGCGGCTTCCAGCTCAAGGTGCTGGGCTACATGGAATTGAGCCAGATCTACTACGCACGCATGAAGGCCGCGGGCGGCGGCGTCATCGTCAACGACATCGGAAACTCCGGCGAGAACTGGGACGCCAACTACATCGCCGGCTCCACCGGCAATGCCGCGGTCATGGCCTTCACGCGCGCGCTCGGCGGCGTGAGCCTGGACGACGGCATCCGCGTGGTGGGCGTGAACCCCGGCCCGGTGGCGACCGACCGCATGGTCAAGCTCATGAAGCGCCGCGCGCTCGACACCCATGGCGACGAAGGCCGCTGGGAAGAGCTGTTCGACAACTACCCCGGCGGCCGCCCGGCCACGCCCGAGGAAGTCGCGGAACTGATGGTGTTCCTGGCTTCGCCGCGCGCGGGTTACATCACCGGCACGGTGGTGACCATCGACGGCGGCATTGCGGCGCGCGGCTCGATCATCAAGACCAGCAAGAAGGTGATCGAGGCCGAGCAGGCCCGGAGGATTGCGGCATGAATGCGGCGCTGAACCCCGTGGCGGTCGTGCCTTCGGTGACCAGCGATGCGGAAACCCGCAACCAGTACTTCGACCGCCTGTTCACCAACCCGGACCTGATGTGGCTGGGCCAGAACACCAACCACTTTCCGCTGCATCCCGCCGTGCGCAAGGCGCTGCACGACGCCATCGACGACGAGAGTTTTCACGCCTATGCGCCGCCGCTGGGCATGGAAGCGCTGCGCGCCGCCATCGTGGCCGACCTGGGCGTGCCGGATCAATCGGCGGTGGTGACCGACGGTGCGGTGTCTGCGCTGGCGCTGGCCTGCCGTGCCTTTTGCAAGGAAGGCAAGGGCTTTATCACCACCGACCCCGGCTGGAAATGGCCGCTGCAGTTTGCGGCCAGGGCCGGTTCGGTGGTGACCGAGATTCCGATCTACGGGCCCGAGTACGGCTTCAAGCTCTCGGCCGACGCGCTCGCCGCATCGACCGACGAGAACACCGCGGTCATCTACCTGGTGGACCCGAACAACCCGCTCGGCACCACCTACACCGAGGACGAGATCCGTGCGTTTGCAATGCGTGCGCGAGAAGTCGGCGCCGTGCTGATCCACGACTGCACCTACCGCGACTTTGCCGACAGCCACACGCTGGCTTCGCGCTTCTATCCCGAAGGCACGGTGACCATCGTGAGCTTCTCGAAGTGGCTGGGCCTGGCCGGACTGCGGCTGGGCGCGCTCGTCGCCTCGCCCGAATTGCTCGCACGCATCCTGCCGCACTCGCAGGCGCCGCTGGGCGCCAGCGTGCTCGCGCAGCACGCGGCCATCGCAGGCCTTGCCGTGAAGGATGAGTGGATGGCCGATGTCATTGCGCAGCAGCGCGAGAACCAGCGGATGATCGTCGACGCTTTTGCAAGACTGCCGGGCTTCGAGGTGCCGGTGTTCCCGTCGCAGGCCAACTTCATCGTGGTCGAGTGCAGCGGCGCAGGCGTGACGCCCGAGGCGCTGGTCACCGCGCTGGGCGAGCACGACATCATGGTGCGCCAAGGCACGTACCACACGCCGCGCTTCGGCCATCGCTTCGTGAAGATCTCGACCACCGTGCCCAAGGCCTGGGCGCAGGCCTTGTGCGACGTGCTGCCGCAAGCCGTGGAGCGTGCGCGCAGCCTGCCCGCCACCGCGGCGCTTTTCTGAGGGGACGCCATGAGCTTCGCCACCACCGCGGACGGTCTCCGCCTGTACTACGAAACCGCCGGCAGCGGCACACCCATCGTGTTCGTGCACGAGTTCGGCGGCGACCATCGCAGCTGGGAGCCGCAGATGCGCTACTTCTCGCGCCGCCACCAGTGCGTGACCTTCGGCGCGCGCGGCTATCCGCCCTCGGACGTGCCGAAGGACATGGAACGCTACTCGCAGGCCATTGCCGCGGACGACATCGCAGCCGTCATGGATGCGCTGCAACTGCCGCGCGCGCACATCGTCGGCCTTTCGATGGGCGGCTTCGCGACGCTGCACTTCGGCCTGCGCCACAGCGGGCGCGCGGCGTCGCTGGTGATTGCCGGCGCGGGCTACGGCGCCGAGAAGGAACACGAAGAATATTTCCGCGGCGTCTCGCTGGAAGTGGCGAAGCAGTTCGAACTGCAGGGCGCGGAGCGTTTTGCACGCACCTATTCGCTCGGCGCGAGCCGCGTGCAGTTCCAGAACAAGGACCCGCGCGGCTGGCAGGAATTTGCGACCTGGCTCGGCCAGCATGACGCGGTCGGTGCGGCCAACACCATGCGCGGCGTGCAGGCGCGGCGTCCGTCGATCTACGACCTGGAGGCCGAGCTGCGCGCAATGGGCGCGCCTTCGCTGGTGGTCGTCGGTGACGAGGACGATCACTGCCTGCAGCCCGGCATCTTCCTCAAGAAGACCATTCCGGCCTGCGGCCTGGCCGTGATGCCGAAGACCGGCCACACGCTCAACCTCGAGGAGCCGGCCGCGTTCAACGGCTTGCTGGCGGAGTTCTTCGCGCAGGTCGAGGCCGGCCAGTGGAAGCCGCGCGATCCGCGCGCTCTGCCCAGCCAGATCATGAAGACCGACTGATGGCGCAGGCAACGTCGCAGCAGGCACCGGCCGCGTGCCGCGTCAATGCCGACCGTCTCTGGCAGCGGCTCATGGCGCTCGCGCGCTGTGGCGCCACCGCCGGAGGCGGCGTCGATCGGCAGGCGCTCAGCGCGGAAGAGATCGAGTCCTGGCACGTGATGATCGGCTGGGCCCGCGCGGCGGGACTGGAACCCGCGACCGATGCGGCGGGCAATCTCTTCATTGCGCTGCCCGGCCTCGATCGAGAGGCGCCGCCGGTGCTCGCGGGCAGCCATCTCGACAGCCAGCCCGGCGGCGGCCGTTTCGATGGCGTGTACGGCGTGCTCGCGGCGCTCGAGGTGCTGACCGTGCTCGCGGAGCAGGGCGTGCGCCCGCCGGTGGACATCGCCTGCGTGGCGTGGATGAACGAAGAGGGTTCGCGCTTCGCGCCCGGCATGATGGGCTCCGAAGCTTTCGCTGGCGTCCGCACCCTCGAGGCCGTGCGCGCGGCGCGCGATGCCGACGGCGTCCCGGTGGCCGAGGCACTCGATGCCTTGCATGCCGCGTTCCCGTCGCTGCGACGCAGGCCGCTCGGCTTTCCGTTGAAGGCCTATTTGGAAGCGCACATCGAGCAGGGCCCCATGCTCGAGGCGGAAGGCCGGGTGATCGGCATCGTCACCGGCATCCAGGGCAAGAAGACATTCGACGTCGTGATCGATGGCGAGCGGGGCCATGCGGGCACGCTCGCCATGGCCGGCCGGCGCGACGCGCTCGCCGCCTTCGCGCGCATCGCAGCGGCGTGCTACAGCGAGATCGGCGGGCATGACGATGCGGTGAAGTTCACCATCGGACGGCTCCAGGTCGAGCCGAATGCGCCCTCGGTGGTGCCCGAGCGCGTCACGCTGCGCATCGATCTGCGCCACCCCGACAACGGCGTACTCGAGTTGCTGAGCCAGCGGCTGGCCGCGCTCTGCGGCATGCATGCCGCGCCTTGCACGGCCACGGCGACGCGGCTGGTCGATGCGCCATCCAATGCCTTCGATCCCGCGCTGCAGGCGGCCATTGCAGCCGCGGCGCAACAGCTTGGGGAACCGCACATGCCCATTCTTTCCGCCGCGGGCCACGACGCGCGCCATATGGCGGCGCTGTGCCCGAGCGCGATGATCTTCATTCCCTGCCGCGGCGGCGTGAGCCATGCGGAGCACGAGTGGGCCGAGCCGGCGCATGTGGCGGCCGGTGCCGATGTGCTGCTGCGCGTGCTGCTGCCGTTTGCGGGTTGCGGGGAGGGCGCTTGAAGAGGAACGAGCCGATCACCGACATGGCAGACCTGCCGGCGCAGCGGCCCTCGGCGCCCGCGACCGCTGCGCAGGCCCGGGCACGCTACTTCAACTCCGGCAATGCATTCAACGTGAAGCTGCCCGAAGTGCCCGCACGGCTCTTCGCGCCACCGCGCGCAGATGCGTTCGGCGTTTTCGATTGCGACCAGTCCGAAGCGATGGGCTGTGGGTTTGCGGCCACCACGCCGCTCATGCTCGCGCGCTACATGCGCGTTGCGCCCGGCGGGGTGCTGCCGCTCGATGTGGACGCCACCGGCTCGGTCTGGTACGTGATTTCAGGGAGCGGGGAGCTTGGCGGCATGGCCGAAGATCTTGCATTCGGCGCGGGCGACGTCTTCCTGCTGCCCGCGGCACTGGGCTCTCGGCTCAGCGCCGGTTCTGCAGGCGCATTGCTGTGGACCGTGGGCAACGAGCCGCAGCTGGCCTTCGACGGGTCGCAGCCACCTGCGACTTCGAGCGCGCCTATCGATACAGTGCACTATCCCGCCGACGAGATCGAACGGCAGTTCGAGCTGATCTTCTCGATGGCCACGAGCGATGCAACCTCGGGTCGTGCGCTGATTTTTTCGTCCGACCGGCAGGAGGCCGCACGCAACCTGACGCCCACGCTGACCTTGAGCTTCAACACCCTGGAGCCGCATACGCACCAGCGATCGCACCGCCACAATTCCGCGGCCGTCACGCTGGTGGTGCGGGGCGAGGCATGCCATTCGATGGTCGGCGGAGTGCATTGCCCATGGATGCCATGGGCGACCCTTGTCACGCCACCGGGCGCGCCGCATTCGCATCACAACGCGGGCATGAAGGGCGCGCGCTTCCTGATCGTGCAGGACGGCGGATTGCACTATCACGCGCGGACCATGGGCTTCGAGTTCCTGGAGGCTGTGGCCTAGGCGAGCGCGGCCCGCATCGCCAGGCGATCAACTGGCCGGGCTGCGCGGGGAAGGAAGCGCGAAGGCGACCGAAGGCAGATCGGGACGCGGCCCGTAGGTCGATCCGAAGTAGCGCGCGGCAGCGCGGCCGAGATTCGTGATCTCGTGCACCGTTGCGCAGGGTGGCACCTGGCCTTGCTGCGGCGAGAACGCCACCTTGATGTATCCGGCATCCCGCAGGTCCTTGAGCCGGTCTATCTCAGACGGACTGTAGAACCGCGTTGGCAGCCGCGTCATGAGGATCTGCTTGAAAAGCGCATGCGCCACGTTACGTCTCCCGACCTGAGGGTGATTGGGGTGACAAGGGCGCGCATCGTCCCGCGTGCCGGTCCGGTTCCGGAAGATACCCCGGTCGACGCTGCCTATCGATTCCACGTTCGGCATAGGCCTGGGCATGCGGGTAGCGGGGAGCCGGCCCTCGAAAGCAGCCTTCTTCCTAGCGGGATCTGGGTGGGCTGGCGTTCTCCTGGGCCGGCGCCACGGCGCCGCTTGCAGGAACGTTGCCCGGCCCTTTCGATGGATCGGTGATGCCGTAGAAGAAAAGCACCGCCACGACGATGACCGCAATCACGGCCAGCAGGATCCACATCAGCCGGCGGCCGATGTCGCCTTGCTTGTGGTGCTCTTGTTTGGTTGCCATGGAACCGAGCCTGAACCCGCAAGGCGACGGTGCCATGTCGTTTTGGCGCCTCTTGTTGACGGTGGATTTCCTACGTTGCCTCGCGTCGGGGGGAGCGTGGGACCACAAAATGGCCCCCGGAGCGTGTCGCGGATCGATCCGCAGTCCTCGCGGCCATGGCTGCTCGAGGTCGAGAGCTACTTGAGCGAGGTCGACTCGTTGTTGAAGGGCGAGACAACGAAGTGCAGCTTCTGCTCGGCACCGTGAGGAACGACCGCGCGCTGCTGGCGCCGCCATAGAGTCGGCTCATCCCCGCAATCGAAGCACCCCCAGCCTTCGCGCTTGGGGGGCTTTCGTCGTTTAGCATCTGGCGATGCAAGAAACCTGTCGCCTCTGCGGATCGAAGTCCCGGTTCATGTTCACGCACGAAGTACTGGGTCGCCATCAAGTCAACTATTTTGAATGTGAGAGCTGCGCAAGCCTACAAACAGAAAAACCCCATTGGCTTGACGAGGCATACGCGATTCCCGGTGTGCACGTTGATGTTGGACAGGCTGCGCGAGTCGTGCAAACCTGGGTACGGCTTTGCTTTCTCCTGGAGACGATCGGTTTCGACAAGCAACGCGAATGCATCGACTACGGTGGATCGGCGGGCCTGCTGACTCGCTTGATGCGGGACAGCGGGTATAGGTACTTGGCTTACGACACCTACGACGATTCGAAATACGCGAACTACTTCAAGGTTAGCCGCCTGGAGAACGTCTCTCCGGGCTTGGTGTCTGCCTTCGAGGTTTTTGAACACTTTCCACAGCCGGCAGAATCCATCGGCGAACTGTTTGCGATAAAGCCCGACCTGATCGTGTTTTCGACAGTTTTCTACGAAGGCCAAGGACCCGACTGGGAATACCTCGTCCCCTACTGCGGCCAACACATATTCTTCTATCGAGAGCAGGCGCTTAGAGCGTTCGGGGAGCGGCACGGATATGCGCTTCGTCGCAGTCAAGATTTCTGGCTGATGATTCGAGAGACAAGTCCCTATCTCGCGGCATTCGATGCCAAACACACGGCGACATTGGACGCCGCATTTGTTGGAGAGCTATTTCTGCGCGTCGGGCATGGCACCGAACAGACCCTTCAGGACTACTCCTATGCAAAGGACCGTTTCATAAGCGAGCTCGGCGCGGTTCGGAGATCGGCCGCCAAGCCTAAGAATCTGTTGCGTCGATTTTTGGGCCTTGCGTAGGAAGACACCCCCCAGCCTTCGGGCTGGGGGGCTTTTCCCGTTTCTGGTACCTACAGATTCGCCTCGCGTTTTGCCTTGCGCCAGTCCCACGGCGCCATGGGTTCATCATCCCGCCACAGGCCCACATGTTTGGCCTTTGCCTCGGACTCCGCGAACTCGTACTGCCCACGCTCCTGCGGCGTTTGCTCGCGCGAGTAGGCGCGGTACCACCAGGCCATCCCCACCGTGACCATGGCCAGACCTGCGTCGCGCGTCTTGGGACCGTTGGGCGCGGATGCCGGAGCCACCATCACCTTGCAGACACAGCGGCCGTAGCGGTCTGTCTTCGGGTAGTCGAGCTGCGCGTCCTTCATGTAGACCAGGTCGGACAGCGCTTCCTTTACACGCTGGCCGAACGGCTGCTTCTTCTCCGGCGCGCGATGCCGTTGAAGCGCGCCTTGATCTGGTCGTAGGCACGCTCGGTGCCGCAGCGCGCGGTTAGCGTGTCGCCGTCGCTGACGCCGACCACGAGGCAGATCTGGGACTCGGCCTTGGCGAGCTGTATGGCCGGGTAGCGGCCCGGGAGACCACGGTGGATATAGTCGCGCTGAACAAGCACTCAGCAAGTCACCATGGATCTCTCGCTCCTCAGCTTCATCGTCGGCACAATCATCGCGCTCATAGGCCTTTCGATACCTATTGCCGCCCTTGAGGAGAGCAAACGCGACAACCTAGTTCGGTTCTGGAGGCGATGGATAAAGATCGTTTTTTTGATCGTGCTCTTAGTCAACTCCACCTTCGGCATTTGGCTGTTCTGGCATACCGCCGGCGCACCTACGCGCGGTGAAGTGTTGGTCCTGTTGATGCACATATTCAACTTGTTTGGAGTGCCGTTCATTTTGTTCATGGCAGCGATGGACAACGTTCTCGATGCACGAAACGCAAAGAGGAACGAGTTGGAGCAGAAGGTCAGGAACCTTGAGCTCCAAGTTCAGGCATTGACATCGTTCAAAGCACTCTCTCCTGTGGCAACAACCGTTAGCAAACCAATCTGACTCGGACGCTGGATCGGCAGATCAACGAGTGCCCATAAAAAAGCCGCCTCAAGGGCGGCCCGTGGTAGAACAATTAGATGCTCACGCAGCCTTGAAAGCCAGGATTTTTGCTCCCTGGCGCAGCTCGTCGAGATGGTCTGCCCACAGCTGCATCATCTTGCGGCGCTTGACCACGAACTCCGCGCGATCGTAGGCGGCGCCGAGCGGGTCGCTCTTTCCGTGCGCGAGCTGCGCCTCAATGACCTCGGGCTCGACGTCCATCTGCTCGACCATGATCGTGCGCGCCATCGCGCGGAAACCGTGGGCCGTCATCTCGGTGTTGTCGAAGCCCATGCGGCGCAGCGCTGTGTTCACGGTGTTGTCGCTCATCGGCCGCTCGCCGGTCAGCAGGCTCGGGAAAACGTACTGGCCGTGGCCAGTGAGCGGCTTGAGATCGACAAGGACTTCGACGGCCTGCTTTGGCAGCGGCACCAGGTGCGGGCGCCCGTTGATCTTTGCGGTCTTCGTGCGCTTCATGTCCGCCGCCGGGATCGTCCACAGCGCCTTCTCGAGGTCGACGTCCGACCAGCGCATTTGCCGGATGTTGCCGGGCCGCTGAAAGAGGAGGGCAGAGAGGTGCAACGCTGCGCGCGTTGCAGGTTGGCCAGCGTATGCAGCGATTGCGCGCATCAGCTCGCCGGCCTTCACCGGCTCGAGCACCGCGGCCATGTGCTTGACCTGCACGGGCACGAGCGCGCCCTGCAAGTCGGGGGCTGGGTTGCTGGTGCACCGGCCGGTGGCGATGCCGTGACGGAACACCTGGCCGGACCATTGGCGCAAGGTGTGCGCAGTCTCGTGCGCGCCGCGGGCCTCGATGCGGCGCAGTACCTGCAACAGCATCGGTGCGGTGATGCTGGATAGGGGCAGGCTGCCGAGCCAGGGGAACGCATCCTTCTCCATGATGGAGATCCAGCGCTCCGCGTACCGCGGGCTCCACGCCGAACTCTTGGTCTTGTGATACTCGCGCGCCACGGCCTCGAAGCTGGCGTTGGTGTCGGCCTTGCGCTCGAGCTTCTCAAGTTGTCGGCGCTGCGCGGGATCGATGCCTTGCTGTTGGATCTTGCGGGCGTCGTCGCGGCCGGTGCGCGCCGCCTTGAGCGTCACCTCTGGATAGCTGCCCAATGCCAGGCGCTTTTCCTTGCCGTCGAAGCGGTACTTCCAGAACCAGCGCCTCGAGCCGCTGGGCTCGATCTGCAGATAGAGGCCTCCGGAATCTGCGAGGCGCAGCCGTAGCTTGTCGGCAGGGCAGAGGGTCTTCTTGCAGGCGGTGTCGGTGAGCACGGGGGAACAATTTCGGCGACTGGGCCTGAAACTGTACCTGTTTCCCCGTTTGTTCCCCTAAATTCGACGAACCTCAGCGGTTTTTTGTGGTTGCTCGTGGAGTAAAACCAGCTGCTTCTACAGAGGAGAAATGGCTGCTTGCGGCTCTTCGTGGGGGAATGGGGAGCAACAAAATGGCCTGCCCGGAGGGGATCGAACCCCCGACAACCTGCTTAGAAGGCCCAAAAGCTAGAATCATTTGATCCCACTCTGCGTTGGCTTCCCGGGAAATTGGATCTATTTTTTGGTGCTCTTGGGGGCAGTATGGGGACACTAACTTTTTGCGGAGCCGAGACAGCGGATGGCGATTTTTTCCCTACGAGCGAGCGGAAATTGGCAGGCCAGGATCAGGCGCGACGGCTGGCCACCGCAGTCGAAGACGTTCCCGAACAAGACCGATGCCATTGCATGGGCCCGGAAGATCGAGCGGGAGATGGACACGGAGTCCTTCTTGCCGAGTGACGAGGCTGCCCGTACGACACTCGAGCAACTGGCGAAGCGATACCGCGAGGAGGTCCTGCCAAAACTGCGGGCCCGTGAACGAGACAAATACCTCCTCTCTCGCATCGAGGAGGAGTTCGGTAAGTACGCTCTCTCTGTCATCACGCCGGCCATGTTATCGGCGTATCGCGACGAGCGCCTTAAGGCAGTTTCGGCACAGTCCTGCCTACACGAGCTGGGGATGATCTCAAGGCTCTACAACAAGGCGATCAAGGACTGGAAGATCAAGATCCCGCGCGGCAATCCTATCGCTGAGGTCACGAAGCCGTCGGTGTCAAACGAGCGCGATCGCACGCTGCGAGACGGCGAGGAGGATCTCCTTCTTGCCGTCTTAGGCGAGCGTGAGAACCCATGGCCGCGGGCAGCCTTCGTGCTTGCGCTGGAGACAGCCGGGCGCTTGTCGGAACTGCTCGCTTTGCGCTGGTCTGACGTCGATGTACGGGCCCGTGTGGCCCGTCTTCGGGGTGTCGATGGTGGGATCACCAAGAATGGTGATGCATTCCGCGACGTGCCTCTCACTTCTCGCGCGGTGAGACTCCTCGAAAGCCTGCCGCGATCCACCAAGGGGAAGGTCTTGCCGATGACGGCAAACGCCTTGAAGCTCGCGTGGGCCCGAGCGATCGCGCGCGCCCGTCGCATGCACCTTCACTCACGGCTGTGCGAGCAGCTCGCAGAGCTTGGGTTCGACCAGGTCGACCGGGATCGCGAGGTTCGGGCGTTGATCTACAAGAAGCGCCAGCCACAGCCGATCACGCGTAAGTTGCTGGACAAGCTGGAAAAGGAAGATCACACGCTGGTTGATCTCCATTTTCATGATCTTCGCCACTGCGCAACGACCATGCTCGCCTCGCAGTTGGAGATGCATGAATTGATGAAGGTGACGGGCCACAAGAGCGCACGACTGGTGCTCAGGTATTACCACCCAAAGGCTAAGGACCTGGCCTTAAAACTGGCTTAGGCTCAGCGCCACCGAAGTAATAGCGCCCTCAGAGCGCCCTCGCGGTGCCCTCAGAGCGCCCATGACTCGACGTGCATCGCACACACTTCGAGCGACTGCCCGCAGGTCTAGCCGGTTCATCTCCCCGGTGCCCCTCCTTTCGAGGGCTGCGAGGCGGTCATCTCCTCGAAAGGAACTTCTAAATGAAGATGAAACCATTGGTCGGCGCTGCGCTGGCCCTCGCACTCTGCCTCAGCGCACACGCGCAGGGCATTTCCTTTGCTGTGGCCGACAGCACTGGCGGTCGCCAGATCGCCGGCGTAGGCATTGACCAGGCGGCGATTTACAACGGGATCAGCGACGCCCGTGGACGAGCGCAGAACGCCCAAGGCATGGCCGAGTGGGCAGGCCAGACTGCCCAGAGCGCCAGCCAAGTTGCTTCGGCCGCGCAGGGCACGGCGAGCTACGCCGTAGGT from Variovorax sp. V93 includes the following:
- a CDS encoding pyridoxal phosphate-dependent aminotransferase, producing MNAALNPVAVVPSVTSDAETRNQYFDRLFTNPDLMWLGQNTNHFPLHPAVRKALHDAIDDESFHAYAPPLGMEALRAAIVADLGVPDQSAVVTDGAVSALALACRAFCKEGKGFITTDPGWKWPLQFAARAGSVVTEIPIYGPEYGFKLSADALAASTDENTAVIYLVDPNNPLGTTYTEDEIRAFAMRAREVGAVLIHDCTYRDFADSHTLASRFYPEGTVTIVSFSKWLGLAGLRLGALVASPELLARILPHSQAPLGASVLAQHAAIAGLAVKDEWMADVIAQQRENQRMIVDAFARLPGFEVPVFPSQANFIVVECSGAGVTPEALVTALGEHDIMVRQGTYHTPRFGHRFVKISTTVPKAWAQALCDVLPQAVERARSLPATAALF
- a CDS encoding hydantoinase/carbamoylase family amidase, coding for MAQATSQQAPAACRVNADRLWQRLMALARCGATAGGGVDRQALSAEEIESWHVMIGWARAAGLEPATDAAGNLFIALPGLDREAPPVLAGSHLDSQPGGGRFDGVYGVLAALEVLTVLAEQGVRPPVDIACVAWMNEEGSRFAPGMMGSEAFAGVRTLEAVRAARDADGVPVAEALDALHAAFPSLRRRPLGFPLKAYLEAHIEQGPMLEAEGRVIGIVTGIQGKKTFDVVIDGERGHAGTLAMAGRRDALAAFARIAAACYSEIGGHDDAVKFTIGRLQVEPNAPSVVPERVTLRIDLRHPDNGVLELLSQRLAALCGMHAAPCTATATRLVDAPSNAFDPALQAAIAAAAQQLGEPHMPILSAAGHDARHMAALCPSAMIFIPCRGGVSHAEHEWAEPAHVAAGADVLLRVLLPFAGCGEGA
- a CDS encoding TauD/TfdA dioxygenase family protein is translated as MQLENLTSFIGTEVKGIDLREPMGDSDFAVLRDALNQRSLLLFRGQRINESQHVAFSRRFGPLLGHVLTQFLKKEHPEVYVLSNVSENGKPIGNHKEGWNWHSDLSYKAEPSMGALLYALEVPPVEGDTFFASMHAAYDALDDGMKARIRHLTATHSYANYYGKAFADRNPLTPEQLAATPDVVHPLVRTHPETGRLSLYVGEDVVKQIDGLPPEESAALLAELNAHAISPEFSYRHKWLAGDLLIWDNRCTMHRATPYDDTAYRRVMHRTTVAGDRPF
- a CDS encoding SDR family oxidoreductase, which gives rise to MKLELEGKTVLITGASKGIGLAAAHAFAAEGCHLHLAARDGVALAAAKEEIEKIYPINVKVHPMDLAAAGAMNQLAEAAGHVDILVNNAGDIPSGPIESLDFAAVRRGFQLKVLGYMELSQIYYARMKAAGGGVIVNDIGNSGENWDANYIAGSTGNAAVMAFTRALGGVSLDDGIRVVGVNPGPVATDRMVKLMKRRALDTHGDEGRWEELFDNYPGGRPATPEEVAELMVFLASPRAGYITGTVVTIDGGIAARGSIIKTSKKVIEAEQARRIAA
- a CDS encoding GntR family transcriptional regulator, encoding MSSMEPDESDTTQPAALRGRDRQRVKGGATLSDELKDTLEDLIVSGVLKPGTRLDEAELSERFKVSRTPVREALKALAATGLVDLRSRQGGVCVARISLPMLIEMFQMMAVMEGLCAKFAARRATEAQKARMGGLHDELTSILASGDHSRFYDVNQDFHDALYEASNTHYLAEQTRALRKRVRVYRRYVTFQPGRMTATIGEHGAILDAIRRNDPKAAFNAAIDHVSLLEDDIVDLIAALSEQDAGAS
- a CDS encoding class II aldolase/adducin family protein encodes the protein MTKTNPAAYPATEAALRVQLAACYRLVAHFGMDDLIYNHISARVPGPAHHFLINPYGLLFAEVTASSLVKIDLDGNKVDDTDAEVNQAGFVIHSAIHAGRPDALCVLHTHSEAGTAIAAMPNGLAPLSQFAMRYQGHTAFHDYEGVALETGERERLVRDLGPHNTLVLRNHGILTVGRTIPEAFILMYYFEKAAKVQLLAQGGLAPGEALVLPQPEASALAARQFTEFAGDILPPGTREWPAFLRMLERTQPDYKL
- a CDS encoding alpha/beta fold hydrolase, whose product is MSFATTADGLRLYYETAGSGTPIVFVHEFGGDHRSWEPQMRYFSRRHQCVTFGARGYPPSDVPKDMERYSQAIAADDIAAVMDALQLPRAHIVGLSMGGFATLHFGLRHSGRAASLVIAGAGYGAEKEHEEYFRGVSLEVAKQFELQGAERFARTYSLGASRVQFQNKDPRGWQEFATWLGQHDAVGAANTMRGVQARRPSIYDLEAELRAMGAPSLVVVGDEDDHCLQPGIFLKKTIPACGLAVMPKTGHTLNLEEPAAFNGLLAEFFAQVEAGQWKPRDPRALPSQIMKTD